The following proteins are encoded in a genomic region of Arachis stenosperma cultivar V10309 chromosome 4, arast.V10309.gnm1.PFL2, whole genome shotgun sequence:
- the LOC130975047 gene encoding novel plant SNARE 12-like, whose protein sequence is MSNQELINAGMKQMDETDHAIERSKQVVHQTIEVSTQTATTLKGQTEQMGRIVNELDSIQFSIKKALKLVKEIGRQVATDKCIMLLLVLIVCGVIAVIVLKVLSSFDLLISSICH, encoded by the exons ATGTCTAATCAAGAACTTATCAATGCTGGGATGAAGCAAATGGATGAAACTGATCATGCTATTGAAAGATCTAAACAG GTTGTTCATCAAACAATCGAAGTAAGCACCCAAACTGCTACTACCTTGAAGGGCCAA ACTGAACAAATGGGTCGGATTGTTAATGAGCttgattcaattcaattttcaattaagaaggccTTGAAGCTTGTGAAGGAGATTGGCAGACAG GTAGCTACTGATAAGTGCATCATGTTGCTTCTGGTGCTAATTGTCTGTGGTGTCATTGCCGTTATTGTTTTGAAGGTACTATCTTCATTCGATCTATTAATTTCATCAATTTGTCACTGA